From one Bos indicus x Bos taurus breed Angus x Brahman F1 hybrid chromosome 7, Bos_hybrid_MaternalHap_v2.0, whole genome shotgun sequence genomic stretch:
- the LOC113896409 gene encoding olfactory receptor 7A17-like: MEPGNNTQSSELFLLGFSEDPELQPLIFGLFLCMYLITVFGNLLIILVIISDFHLHTPMYFFLSNLSFVDICFTSTTIPKMLKNIENQSKVITYEGCIVQVYFCIFLAGLDDFLLIVMAYNRFVAICHPLHYTVVMNPRLCGLLVLVSWMVSAMHSLLQSLVALQLTFCTKVEIPQFFCELNQMVQLACSDTFLNNMVMYLASVLLAGGPFAGILYSYSKIVSSIRRISSTQGKFKAFSTCASHLAVVFLFYCTSLGVYLSSAATHSSHSSAIASVMYTVVIPMLNPFIYSLRNKDIKRALKRVCEIVGIKRPIVLGQMKCP; the protein is encoded by the coding sequence ATGGAACCAGGTAACAATACACAATCTTCGGAActttttcttctgggattctCAGAGGATCCAGAATTGCAGCCCCTCATCTTTGGACTTTTCCTCTGCATGTACCTGATCACTGTGTTTGGAAATCTGCTCATTATCCTGGTCATCATCTCTGACTTCCACCTTCACactcccatgtacttcttcctctccaacttgtcctttgtagacatctgCTTCACCTCTACaaccatcccaaagatgctgaAGAATATCGAGAACCAGAGCAAAGTCATAACCTATGAAGGCTGCATCGTCCAGGTGTATTTTTGCATATTCCTTGCAGGATTAGATGACTTCCTCCTGATAGTGATGGCCTACAACCGCTTTGTGGCCATATGCCACCCCCTGCACTACACAGTCGTCATGAACCCTCGGCTCTGTGGACTGCTGGTATTGGTGTCCTGGATGGTGAGTGCTATGCATTCCTTGTTACAAAGTTTAGTGGCTTTGCAGCTGACTTTCTGTACAAAGGTGGAAATTCCCCAATTTTTTTGTGAACTCAATCAGATGGTCCAACTTGCCTGTTCTGACACCTTTCTTAATAACATGGTGATGTATTTGGCATCAGTGCTACTAGCTGGTGGGCCGTTTGCTGGTATCCTTTACTCTTACTCTAAGATAGTCTCTTCCATACGAAGAATCTCATCAACTCAGGGAAAGTTTAAAGCATTTTCCACTTGTGCATCTCATCTCgcagttgtctttttattttattgtacgaGCCTAGGAGTGTACCTTAGCTCTGCTGCTACACACAGCTCACACTCAAGTGCAATAGCCTCcgtgatgtacactgtggtcatACCCATGCTGAACCCAttcatctacagtctgaggaacAAAGACATAAAGAGGGCTCTGAAGAGAGTCTGTGAAATAGTAGGTATAAAAAGGCCAATTGTCCTGGGGCAGATGAAGTGCCCTTGA